A single window of Fervidicoccus fontis Kam940 DNA harbors:
- a CDS encoding type II toxin-antitoxin system VapC family toxin, translating to MKVIDASVLAAFIRKEPGWERLVVFVKLCTTIDLAVKEVLNTIWRDYSVRKTISIDQAVRLREILLSMIGINVLIEPEGKYISKGFEIALKTGTTVYDALYIALAAEKNLPLITLDKKQAKASEDVGVKAIIPSV from the coding sequence GTGAAAGTCATTGATGCTTCTGTACTAGCTGCATTCATTAGAAAAGAACCTGGGTGGGAAAGACTGGTAGTATTTGTAAAATTATGTACAACTATAGATCTGGCCGTGAAAGAAGTATTGAACACCATATGGAGAGATTATTCGGTTAGAAAAACTATTAGCATAGACCAAGCTGTAAGGTTGCGAGAGATACTGCTCTCAATGATCGGTATCAACGTATTAATAGAGCCCGAGGGCAAATACATCTCGAAAGGATTTGAAATAGCGCTGAAGACTGGCACAACTGTTTATGATGCTCTATACATAGCACTAGCTGCAGAGAAAAATCTTCCATTGATAACTCTCGATAAAAAGCAGGCAAAAGCCTCTGAAGACGTTGGAGTAAAAGCAATTATCCCATCAGTTTAA
- a CDS encoding DUF72 domain-containing protein codes for MIAMPLSYVGTSGWVYDWNEGGDLRWYAESSGLNAVELNASFYRFPFPSQVLGWRKRGERLRWSVKVHRSITHLRKMGKGSEKIWEKFRRLFSPLDDIVDFYLFQLPPSFSCREEMMKKIEDFESSSKLGERMAVEFRSSSCFREELSSWGERLGITLVSVDSPEGTWVAKSSSSLYLRLHGRGEWYFYNYSREELVELIEKSISLKPEKIYIFFNNDHYMLENARLALEILKKYEG; via the coding sequence ATGATTGCTATGCCTCTTTCTTATGTTGGAACGAGCGGCTGGGTATACGACTGGAATGAAGGAGGGGATCTCAGGTGGTACGCAGAGAGCTCTGGGCTCAACGCTGTCGAGCTGAATGCGAGCTTCTACAGGTTCCCCTTCCCCTCCCAAGTTCTCGGATGGAGGAAGAGGGGGGAGAGGCTCAGGTGGTCAGTGAAGGTCCACAGGAGCATAACACATCTCAGGAAGATGGGGAAAGGATCTGAAAAAATATGGGAAAAGTTCAGAAGGCTGTTCTCCCCTCTCGATGATATAGTAGATTTCTACCTTTTCCAGCTACCCCCGAGCTTTTCCTGTAGGGAGGAAATGATGAAGAAGATCGAGGATTTCGAGTCCTCCTCCAAGCTTGGGGAGAGGATGGCAGTTGAGTTCAGGAGCAGCTCGTGCTTCAGAGAAGAATTGTCTTCTTGGGGGGAGAGGCTGGGGATCACCTTGGTTTCAGTCGACTCACCTGAAGGGACATGGGTAGCGAAGTCTAGCAGTTCTCTCTATTTGAGATTGCATGGGAGGGGGGAGTGGTACTTCTACAACTATAGCAGAGAGGAGCTCGTAGAGCTGATAGAGAAATCGATCTCGCTAAAGCCTGAAAAGATCTACATATTCTTCAACAACGACCACTACATGCTGGAGAATGCTAGGCTGGCCCTCGAGATCCTGAAGAAATATGAGGGGTAG
- a CDS encoding asparagine synthase C-terminal domain-containing protein: MRIKAPCWYYGEELLKMLRRAVKKSGCDCIALSGGIDSSLVLLASLLEGIKPKGYIAVYRGGLPKDIAFANYLSKKFNIDAELVFIEPYRSEDLRKSITECIGEENLNSHLDGGCIEFRNDAVFYSVIKKARDDRCRCIYTGSGGDELFAGYSFLLSLGEEDLDNSIRMLSYGRFPEVEIAKCLNMNAFSPFLDEPIRDLSLQIPIYCLRSSRMMRKEILREILGESWLGMIAERMKAPAESGSGTKDMCISRFDERFLPLIFLQDLEGQPSILQHVVVVVEEYVDLFRL, encoded by the coding sequence TTGAGGATCAAAGCGCCTTGCTGGTATTATGGGGAGGAGCTCCTCAAGATGCTCAGGAGAGCAGTTAAGAAGAGCGGATGCGACTGCATCGCATTAAGCGGGGGGATAGATTCCTCGCTTGTGCTCCTCGCATCTCTGCTAGAGGGGATCAAGCCGAAAGGATATATTGCAGTGTACAGAGGAGGGCTCCCGAAAGATATAGCATTCGCCAACTACCTTTCAAAGAAGTTCAATATAGATGCTGAGCTCGTTTTCATAGAACCTTACCGATCTGAGGATCTCAGGAAGAGTATAACTGAGTGCATCGGAGAGGAAAACCTGAACTCTCACCTCGATGGAGGTTGTATAGAGTTCAGGAACGACGCGGTTTTCTACTCAGTAATAAAAAAGGCGAGAGATGACAGGTGCAGGTGCATTTACACTGGTAGCGGGGGAGATGAGCTCTTCGCGGGATACAGCTTCCTCCTGAGCTTGGGAGAAGAAGATCTAGATAACTCAATAAGAATGCTCTCATACGGAAGGTTTCCTGAGGTGGAAATAGCGAAGTGCCTCAACATGAATGCTTTTTCCCCTTTCCTCGATGAACCAATTAGAGACCTCTCCCTGCAGATCCCAATATATTGCTTGAGATCAAGCAGAATGATGAGAAAGGAAATACTGAGGGAGATCCTCGGGGAAAGCTGGCTCGGAATGATCGCGGAGAGGATGAAAGCCCCAGCCGAGAGCGGATCTGGAACTAAGGACATGTGCATTTCGAGGTTCGATGAACGCTTCCTACCCCTCATATTTCTTCAGGATCTCGAGGGCCAGCCTAGCATTCTCCAGCATGTAGTGGTCGTTGTTGAAGAATATGTAGATCTTTTCAGGCTTTAG
- a CDS encoding ATP-binding protein → MGKSPETILLTGRLVAAVKLNKGKEFEETADVLRKLGAEEIIAGDVYVEDHLKYMERLGEEVGAKLVESLWGIDPEELLHEEIASGIRTLVVGCEYSMSNWLGREISSESVENFLRDAKRGGSTTLSSSPDQCTEPRFHIQNPWLRITTVTKF, encoded by the coding sequence ATGGGGAAGTCCCCAGAAACGATCCTCCTCACTGGAAGACTTGTTGCTGCTGTAAAGCTAAATAAGGGGAAGGAGTTCGAGGAGACCGCGGATGTGCTCAGAAAGCTTGGAGCAGAGGAGATAATTGCTGGGGATGTATACGTAGAGGATCACCTCAAATACATGGAGAGGTTAGGGGAGGAGGTTGGGGCAAAGCTTGTTGAGAGCCTCTGGGGGATAGATCCTGAAGAGCTCCTTCATGAGGAGATTGCCAGCGGGATAAGGACTCTAGTAGTAGGGTGCGAATATTCTATGAGCAATTGGCTTGGCAGAGAGATAAGCTCTGAGAGCGTCGAGAATTTCTTAAGAGATGCGAAAAGAGGGGGGAGTACCACACTCTCGTCATCTCCGGACCAATGCACAGAGCCCCGCTTTCATATTCAAAATCCCTGGTTGAGGATTACGACGGTTACAAAATTCTGA
- a CDS encoding cobalamin biosynthesis protein, translating into MDLSWLYPPGFSYFSIILLSALLLDWMYPKHEGFLYYMHPVHTSYALALFLHRRLPKSKAAGVAIWICSVGIHLVAYGLAMFILRPVSQLVWMILSIYIMKVSISQRLLIDYVREASDCLKRGDIQCARESASNIVRRDLSRLGEGYIASAGIESLFESMVDGFISPLFFYLLLGPLGALLQRLANTMDSALGYKDDEFREKGWASAKMDTILNFIPARIGSLITVLLCPCVGGKVKEAWAAFRKYRNCTESINAGNPMSAASGCLRIKLEKHMHYTIGKEFPLPSYHDLERALRLALCESLAFTATLLALSLFLYILF; encoded by the coding sequence ATGGATCTAAGCTGGCTTTATCCACCAGGCTTCTCCTACTTTTCGATCATCCTCCTCTCCGCCCTACTCCTCGACTGGATGTATCCGAAGCACGAAGGCTTTCTCTACTATATGCACCCCGTCCACACATCCTATGCGCTCGCCCTCTTCCTCCATAGAAGGCTCCCCAAGAGCAAGGCCGCGGGAGTCGCGATCTGGATCTGCTCTGTAGGGATCCACCTAGTTGCTTACGGTCTCGCAATGTTCATACTCAGGCCAGTGAGCCAATTAGTTTGGATGATCCTCTCAATATATATCATGAAGGTGTCGATTTCTCAGAGGCTTTTGATAGACTATGTGAGGGAAGCGAGCGACTGCCTGAAGAGAGGAGATATTCAATGCGCGAGAGAAAGCGCCTCCAATATAGTGAGGAGGGATTTGAGCAGGTTGGGTGAGGGGTATATAGCGTCTGCGGGGATCGAGTCCCTCTTCGAGAGCATGGTGGATGGCTTCATATCTCCACTCTTCTTTTACTTGCTCCTTGGGCCTTTGGGTGCTCTGCTGCAGAGGCTGGCCAATACTATGGATTCCGCCCTTGGATATAAAGATGATGAGTTCAGGGAGAAGGGATGGGCCTCCGCGAAAATGGATACCATATTGAACTTCATCCCTGCAAGGATCGGGTCCCTCATCACAGTCCTTCTCTGCCCGTGCGTCGGTGGGAAGGTGAAGGAGGCCTGGGCTGCATTCAGAAAGTACAGGAACTGCACGGAGAGCATAAATGCGGGAAATCCGATGTCTGCTGCATCGGGGTGCCTGAGAATTAAGCTTGAAAAGCACATGCACTATACGATAGGAAAGGAGTTTCCCCTCCCCTCTTATCACGATCTGGAAAGAGCTTTGAGGCTCGCCCTGTGCGAGTCCCTCGCATTCACCGCGACTCTACTGGCTTTATCGCTGTTTTTATATATTCTTTTCTGA
- a CDS encoding adenosylcobinamide-GDP ribazoletransferase — protein sequence MKDFFSLLSFLTPIPVPRKYREGGLSFGSVYLLPIIGLLRGGIAIIPAAVLLSLKIKLVPLIAFSIVALHFIMQGFLHADGFIDFTEALLAGRFGVDAKKVLKDKYRGSYAIASFSVFTLWLYSSLSSFQEPGYALILFPISAEVWSPSSMILTSLLSGEPPEGMGREFKRSSSPSSLAASLLISFPFTLMLSFSLKLSLIITALSLSSLLLSSLLSYYMGKKALGYANGDVLGFSNELCYALLLTVYAAGAYLWI from the coding sequence GTGAAAGACTTCTTCTCTCTCCTCTCCTTCCTAACTCCCATTCCAGTCCCAAGAAAGTACAGAGAAGGAGGCCTTTCGTTCGGATCTGTTTACCTGCTTCCCATTATAGGGCTTTTGAGGGGAGGCATCGCGATAATTCCAGCCGCTGTCCTCCTCTCCCTCAAAATAAAGCTCGTCCCCCTGATCGCATTTTCTATTGTAGCCCTTCACTTCATCATGCAGGGCTTTCTCCATGCAGACGGATTTATAGACTTCACTGAAGCCCTGCTTGCTGGGAGGTTTGGCGTCGATGCTAAAAAAGTCCTCAAGGATAAGTACAGGGGATCTTACGCTATAGCGTCCTTCTCCGTATTTACTCTGTGGCTCTACTCGTCTCTCTCTTCATTTCAAGAGCCCGGATATGCTCTTATACTCTTTCCCATTTCAGCCGAAGTCTGGTCCCCCTCATCGATGATCCTCACCTCCCTACTCAGCGGGGAGCCTCCTGAAGGGATGGGAAGAGAATTCAAGAGGAGCTCCTCTCCTTCAAGCCTTGCAGCCTCCCTCCTCATCTCCTTTCCGTTTACACTCATGCTCTCTTTCAGCTTGAAGCTCTCTCTGATCATCACAGCCCTTTCCCTGTCCTCCCTCCTTCTATCCTCGCTTCTCTCATATTATATGGGCAAGAAAGCTTTAGGATATGCCAATGGCGATGTATTGGGATTTTCGAATGAGCTCTGCTACGCCCTCCTCCTTACTGTATATGCTGCAGGTGCTTATCTATGGATCTAA
- a CDS encoding pyridoxal phosphate-dependent aminotransferase has translation MRIHGGRGEEGVDFSVNLNPLGPPEGSYEVVERCIKSGVLERYPDYNYEKLKRAISSFYGCREEDIVPTSGAGEAINLAIFALKPKWIYVLEPSYGEYEVLSKALGISYKPVFYRKSGDVFSLNFSDLEEACGREDSLIVITNPSNPLGIYIERGEIIEKLSRCRARVLMDEAYSELCSRCAIELGSGIPENFLLVRSMTKWLSLPGIRLGFLFSSSREVLEKIDAVRQPWNVGSLADCFARELLSRKDEAREFIMRSRRYIEGERKRMLNELKSLGLKPYDSSANFILVESPRGLDLSFLLKGEGIHVRSCASFKGLGSSFIRIGIRKPHEDDELINALKRVIENE, from the coding sequence TTGCGGATCCACGGAGGAAGGGGAGAAGAGGGGGTAGACTTCAGCGTTAACCTTAACCCTTTGGGACCTCCTGAAGGGTCCTATGAGGTAGTGGAGAGGTGCATTAAGAGCGGGGTTCTTGAGAGGTATCCAGACTACAACTATGAAAAGCTGAAGAGGGCCATTTCAAGCTTTTACGGCTGCAGAGAAGAAGACATAGTGCCGACCTCAGGTGCAGGGGAGGCGATAAACCTTGCAATATTCGCTCTTAAGCCTAAATGGATCTACGTCTTGGAGCCATCATATGGAGAATATGAGGTTCTTTCGAAAGCGCTGGGGATATCATACAAGCCTGTTTTCTATAGGAAAAGCGGAGACGTTTTTTCCCTGAACTTTTCTGATCTGGAGGAAGCGTGCGGAAGGGAAGATTCACTTATAGTCATAACTAATCCGAGCAACCCCCTCGGGATCTATATTGAGAGGGGAGAAATAATCGAGAAGCTCTCAAGATGCAGAGCGAGGGTTTTAATGGATGAGGCGTATTCGGAGCTCTGCAGTAGGTGCGCAATAGAGTTGGGATCAGGCATTCCAGAGAACTTCCTCCTCGTTAGGTCCATGACGAAGTGGCTCTCCCTCCCAGGAATAAGGCTCGGATTTCTCTTCTCTTCAAGCAGAGAGGTGCTTGAGAAAATAGATGCTGTGAGGCAGCCGTGGAACGTTGGAAGCCTCGCGGACTGCTTCGCTAGGGAGCTATTGAGCAGGAAGGATGAGGCGAGGGAATTTATAATGCGGTCGAGGAGGTATATCGAAGGCGAGAGGAAGAGGATGCTGAATGAGCTTAAATCCCTTGGGCTTAAGCCTTATGACAGCTCCGCTAACTTCATACTGGTTGAGTCTCCCAGAGGTCTGGATCTAAGCTTCCTGCTGAAGGGGGAGGGAATACATGTTAGGAGTTGCGCCTCGTTTAAGGGATTGGGGAGCAGCTTTATAAGGATAGGGATCAGGAAGCCCCATGAGGACGATGAGCTTATAAATGCCCTGAAGAGGGTGATAGAAAACGAGTAG